Below is a genomic region from Halodesulfovibrio sp..
ATTAAGCAAGCTGCTCGTTAACGCAGGAGAGCGTGTTACCCGCAATCAAGTAATTGCAACATTGGATAAAAGTGATTTCCAGACAACGCTGCGTGGGCTGGATTCGCAGCTTCGAGGGGCGATTGCATCGTTGCAGGAAGCAGAGCTTAACTTCAAACGTAACTCTGTGTTGTTGAAAGAAGACATTGTTTCCAAAGCTACTTTCGACAGCGCACACAGCACTGTTGAAAATGCCAGAGCTAAAGTGAAGTTACTGGAACAGCAGCGCGAACAGGCGCGTCTTAATTTGGAATACACCGTACTTCGTGCGCCTTTTGATGGTGTAGTGGCTCAAACGTATGTGAAAAATTTTGAAAATGTTCAGGCTCAGCAGCATATTGCACGATTAGATGATGTTGAACAACTTGATATTGAAGTGGAAGTTCCAGAACTGATTATCGCGATTCTTCAAGCTAAAACAGGTGTCCTTAAAAAGCCGTCTGTACGTTTTGCGGCAATGCCTGACAAATTATACGAAGGTGAGCTTAGAGAGTTTGAAGCGACGGCAAATGAACAAACCCGTACGTACACAGTTACTATTACATTGCCGCAGCCTGAAGGTGTAAGCATCTATTCAGGTATGACAGCTGAAGTTATCGGCTACTTGCCTAATGCATCTGATGGCAGTGTGAAAGCTATCCGTGTGCCTGTTAATTCCGTGGCTGTTGATGCAGAAAATAATCCTTTTGTGTGGGTTGTGCAGGATGACAACACAGTGGCGCGCGCTTCCGTGACGCTTGGGGACATGCAGGAGGATGAATATATTTTAAAAGCAGGACTGGAGTCCGGTATGCAGGTTGTAACCGCAGGGGTGCATTACCTTAAAGAAGGTCAGCCTGTGCGTGTATTGCAGGGTGAGATTGGAGAGTAGCTGTCATGAGTATTGGAGAATGGGCGATCCGTAAGCGTATAACAACGCTTACCATGATCGTAGTGCTTCTTGCAGGGGGGCTTGTTGCTTACCAATCCATGGGGCGACTTGAAGATCCGGAATTTACTATTAAAGATGCAATTGTTGTCACTGCATATCCGGGGG
It encodes:
- a CDS encoding efflux RND transporter periplasmic adaptor subunit, which gives rise to MGTLRIKTALFVLAGLVMLALQGCTGEERVKAVTVAKPVKVITVNGGTELVERAFPGTVVAGKKAEIGFRVSGQLSKLLVNAGERVTRNQVIATLDKSDFQTTLRGLDSQLRGAIASLQEAELNFKRNSVLLKEDIVSKATFDSAHSTVENARAKVKLLEQQREQARLNLEYTVLRAPFDGVVAQTYVKNFENVQAQQHIARLDDVEQLDIEVEVPELIIAILQAKTGVLKKPSVRFAAMPDKLYEGELREFEATANEQTRTYTVTITLPQPEGVSIYSGMTAEVIGYLPNASDGSVKAIRVPVNSVAVDAENNPFVWVVQDDNTVARASVTLGDMQEDEYILKAGLESGMQVVTAGVHYLKEGQPVRVLQGEIGE